One genomic window of Camelina sativa cultivar DH55 chromosome 5, Cs, whole genome shotgun sequence includes the following:
- the LOC104788952 gene encoding cactin-like, with the protein MGSHGKSKNRRRDESDDSSLEEIKEYMAKRALKKAVRASKKLKTWSVSGYSNDSNPFGDSNLTETFVWRKKIAKDVYHGASLDEFSVKAERRRRRGNLAEVEKVKNRREESAVEKARHEEDMALLARERARAEFQDWKKKEEKFNFYQSKARSAIRLDQGRAKPIDVLYKYVDDSDDVNIELSEPYMVFKGLDIKDLEELRDDIKMYMDWDRATPTRVQYWEALSVICDWELAEARKKDALDRARVREEELLAAQERGLHAGVEADVRELLDGKTHAELVQLQFDIESQLRCGAAKVVEYWEAVLERISIYKAKACLKEINAKILSRHLHRLEKLSDVVEEKDDGVNGMNLSDDEETFSLEEAGSFSPELIQGDDSDQEAIDPDGDKTLLEMARMVVLEEQRKRLREAMDSNSSQVEDNLELKAMKRMGEPGEGDVLFGSNAEVNLDSKVYKWDDKYRPRKPKYFNRVHTGYEWNKYNQTHYDHDNPPPKFVQGYKFNIFYPDLVDKTKVPTCVIEKDGTSSETCIIRFEAGPPYEDIAFRVVNKEWDKSHKKGYKNTFENGILHLYFNFKRHRYRR; encoded by the coding sequence ATGGGTTCTCATGGTAAGAGTAAGAACAGACGAAGAGACGAATCCGATGATTCCTCCTTGGAAGAAATAAAGGAGTATATGGCCAAAAGAGCTCTGAAGAAGGCAGTAAGAGCATCAAAGAAACTTAAGACGTGGTCAGTGTCAGGTTATTCCAATGATTCAAACCCTTTTGGTGATTCAAACCTCACTGAGACATTCGTGTGGCGGAAGAAGATTGCAAAAGATGTTTACCATGGAGCATCTCTGGATGAATTCTCTGTTAAAGCTGAGAGGAGAAGACGTAGGGGGAATCTTGCAGAGGTTGAGAAGGTTAAGAATAGGAGAGAAGAGAGTGCAGTGGAGAAAGCTCGACATGAGGAAGATATGGCATTACTGGCTAGAGAACGTGCTCGAGCTGAGTTTCAAgattggaagaagaaagaggaaaagttCAATTTCTATCAGAGCAAGGCGAGGTCAGCGATTAGATTAGATCAAGGTCGAGCGAAGCCAATCGACGTCCTTTACAAGTACGTGGATGATTCAGATGATGTGAATATCGAGCTTAGTGAACCTTACATGGTTTTCAAGGGACTTGATATCAAAGATTTGGAAGAGCTTCGTGATGATATCAAAATGTACATGGATTGGGATCGAGCAACTCCAACACGAGTACAGTATTGGGAGGCTCTTAGCGTGATATGCGATTGGGAGTTAGCTGAAGCTCGTAAAAAGGATGCCCTTGATCGAGCTAGAGTTAGAGAAGAGGAATTGCTTGCTGCTCAAGAAAGAGGACTACACGCTGGTGTTGAAGCTGATGTGAGAGAACTTCTTGATGGGAAGACTCACGCGGAGCTTGTACAACTGCAGTTTGACATTGAATCACAGCTGCGTTGTGGAGCAGCCAAAGTAGTAGAGTATTGGGAAGCGGTTCTTGAACGTATCAGTATATACAAGGCAAAGGCTTGCTTGAAGGAAATAAACGCTAAGATACTCAGCAGACATCTACATCGCCTCGAGAAACTTTCAGATGTGGTGGAAGAAAAGGATGATGGTGTAAACGGCATGAATCTttcagatgatgaagaaacatTCTCACTAGAAGAGGCTGGTTCGTTTTCACCAGAGCTCATTCAGGGTGATGATAGTGATCAAGAAGCAATCGATCCTGATGGAGACAAAACCCTACTAGAAATGGCACGGATGGTTGTGTTGGAGGAACAGAGGAAGCGGCTTAGAGAAGCTATGGACTCAAATTCATCACAAGTGGAAGATAACTTGGAGCTTAAGGCAATGAAAAGAATGGGAGAACCGGGGGAAGGTGATGTTTTATTTGGCTCTAATGCTGAAGTGAACCTTGATTCCAAGGTATACAAGTGGGATGACAAGTACCGGCCAAGAAAACCCAAGTATTTCAACCGAGTTCACACGGGTTACGAGTGGAATAAGTATAACCAAACACATTATGATCACGACAACCCGCCTCCAAAATTTGTTCAAGGGTACAAGTTTAACATCTTCTACCCGGATTTAGTAGACAAGACTAAGGTTCCCACTTGTGTTATAGAAAAAGATGGGACAAGCTCTGAAACTTGTATAATCCGGTTCGAAGCTGGTCCGCCTTATGAAGACATTGCGTTTCGGGTCGTGAATAAAGAATGGGATAAATCTCACAAGAAAGGTTACAAAAACACGTTCGAGAATGGGATTCTGCATTTGTACTTCAACTTTAAACGACATCGGTACAGGCGTTAA